The following proteins are encoded in a genomic region of Mycolicibacterium confluentis:
- a CDS encoding thiamine pyrophosphate-dependent dehydrogenase E1 component subunit alpha, with the protein MSPSDLGIGAAELTGIFTTATRIKVCDEKFRALILTGQVSAQYYSPRGQEIVSSSMGAVLRPTDYVVTTYRGLHDHLAKGVPMKPLWAEFFGRATGTCKGKGGPMHITHPESGLMVTTGIVGGGLPIATGLAWASQVQGGDRVTVVNFGDGATNIGAFHEACNLAALWKLPVIFCCHNNRYAEHTSFEDGTSVDRVADRAAAYRMPGVRVDGNDPVAMYGAAKEAVDRARAGDGPTLIEAMTFRFFGHQMSDQNEYMQPGELERERAADPVLRFRAWLLDNDVLSESEIETIEAQAKSEVQEAFEYAEASPLPDLAEGRTDVYEEVLA; encoded by the coding sequence ATGAGTCCGTCTGACCTCGGCATCGGCGCCGCCGAGTTGACCGGCATCTTCACCACCGCGACCCGGATCAAGGTCTGCGACGAGAAGTTTCGAGCGCTCATCCTGACCGGGCAGGTCAGCGCGCAGTACTACTCGCCGCGCGGGCAGGAGATCGTCTCGTCGTCCATGGGTGCCGTGCTGCGGCCCACCGACTACGTCGTGACCACCTACCGCGGCCTGCATGACCACCTCGCCAAGGGTGTGCCGATGAAGCCGCTGTGGGCGGAGTTCTTCGGCCGGGCCACCGGCACCTGCAAGGGCAAGGGCGGCCCCATGCACATCACCCACCCGGAGAGCGGCCTCATGGTCACGACGGGCATCGTCGGCGGCGGCCTGCCGATCGCGACCGGCCTGGCGTGGGCCTCGCAGGTGCAGGGCGGCGACCGCGTCACGGTGGTCAACTTCGGTGACGGCGCCACCAACATCGGGGCCTTCCACGAGGCCTGCAACCTCGCGGCGCTGTGGAAGCTGCCGGTGATCTTCTGCTGCCACAACAACCGCTACGCCGAGCACACGTCGTTCGAGGACGGCACCAGCGTCGACCGCGTCGCCGATCGCGCCGCGGCCTACCGCATGCCCGGGGTCCGGGTCGACGGAAACGACCCGGTGGCGATGTACGGCGCCGCCAAGGAGGCCGTCGACCGCGCCCGCGCCGGCGACGGGCCCACCCTGATCGAGGCCATGACGTTCCGGTTCTTCGGCCACCAGATGTCGGACCAGAACGAGTACATGCAACCCGGTGAACTCGAACGCGAACGCGCCGCGGACCCGGTGCTGCGCTTTCGCGCCTGGCTGCTGGACAACGACGTGCTCAGCGAGTCCGAGATCGAAACCATTGAGGCCCAGGCCAAGTCGGAGGTCCAGGAGGCCTTCGAGTATGCCGAGGCCTCCCCACTGCCCGACCTGGCTGAAGGGCGCACCGACGTCTACGAGGAGGTGCTGGCATGA
- a CDS encoding TetR/AcrR family transcriptional regulator translates to MARPDRVGVRDTGMRDKILDACAHIMLTEGYAAATSRRVAEQAGVQRALVYYYFPTMGELYLAVLHRGTEASLEAQRAALTAEKPLHALWDMTVDPRGVGLLTEFMALGNHREEIRAELAAGAEKFREAQVAALTFILRGERGERGDAALPPDVVSVLIAAVGRLIVLESAMGITTGHANTMELVRELLDDHELPRVESNAEV, encoded by the coding sequence ATGGCGAGACCGGACCGGGTTGGTGTGCGCGACACGGGTATGCGAGACAAGATCCTCGATGCCTGTGCGCACATCATGCTCACCGAGGGCTATGCCGCCGCGACTTCTCGTCGTGTCGCAGAACAGGCCGGCGTGCAGCGGGCGCTGGTCTACTACTACTTCCCGACGATGGGGGAGTTGTACCTGGCCGTGTTGCATCGCGGCACCGAGGCCAGCCTGGAGGCGCAGCGCGCCGCACTGACCGCCGAAAAGCCGCTGCATGCGTTGTGGGACATGACTGTTGACCCGCGCGGAGTCGGGCTGCTGACCGAGTTCATGGCACTCGGAAATCATCGCGAGGAGATCCGGGCGGAGTTGGCCGCCGGTGCGGAGAAGTTCCGCGAAGCCCAGGTCGCCGCTTTGACCTTCATCCTTCGCGGTGAGCGCGGTGAGCGCGGCGACGCTGCCCTGCCGCCGGATGTGGTGTCGGTCCTCATCGCGGCCGTCGGCCGGCTCATCGTGCTGGAATCGGCCATGGGTATCACCACCGGGCACGCCAACACGATGGAACTCGTGCGAGAGCTTCTCGACGATCACGAGCTGCCCCGAGTGGAGTCGAACGCCGAGGTGTAG
- a CDS encoding TauD/TfdA dioxygenase family protein gives MPVSIAPISESIGVAVCGLNSSDFTVEQTATQCRQLLATHGVVVYREAHITDADLVTFSRMLGEVVIARTGGHPDFPEISPVSMDPSKSALAGLRRSTIFWHTDGLTDAVPQKATLLTAREVADDGGDTEFANTYAAYDTLPPERKAEIGDYRVVHSVAASQLLLEPDPSPEQLARWNSAPRREHPLVWTHADGRKSLLIGATAGDIVGMDHDAGRAVLDDLLDWSTQPQFVLHHTWTVGDLVVWDNTGMLHRAIPYEPTSRRLMHRTTLVGEEAIS, from the coding sequence ATGCCCGTCAGCATTGCCCCCATCTCGGAGTCCATCGGCGTCGCGGTGTGCGGACTGAACAGCAGCGACTTCACCGTCGAGCAGACAGCAACCCAGTGCCGGCAACTGTTGGCCACACACGGTGTCGTCGTCTACCGCGAAGCCCACATCACCGACGCCGATCTGGTGACGTTCAGTCGCATGCTGGGCGAGGTGGTGATCGCCCGTACCGGGGGCCACCCCGACTTCCCCGAGATCTCACCGGTCAGCATGGATCCGTCCAAGAGCGCACTCGCCGGACTTCGCCGCAGCACCATCTTCTGGCATACCGACGGTTTGACTGATGCGGTGCCTCAGAAGGCAACTCTGCTCACTGCCCGCGAGGTGGCCGACGACGGCGGCGACACTGAATTCGCCAACACGTACGCGGCATACGACACCCTGCCCCCAGAGCGGAAGGCTGAGATCGGCGACTACCGCGTCGTGCACAGCGTCGCGGCATCGCAGTTGCTCCTCGAACCCGATCCGAGCCCTGAGCAGCTCGCCAGGTGGAACAGCGCTCCACGCCGGGAACACCCCTTGGTCTGGACGCACGCCGACGGACGCAAGTCCCTGCTCATCGGCGCCACAGCGGGCGACATCGTCGGGATGGATCACGACGCCGGCCGCGCCGTGCTGGATGACCTCCTCGACTGGTCGACCCAGCCGCAATTCGTCCTGCATCACACGTGGACGGTCGGCGACCTCGTCGTCTGGGACAACACCGGAATGCTGCACCGCGCCATCCCCTACGAACCGACCTCCCGGCGACTGATGCACCGCACCACCCTGGTCGGAGAGGAGGCCATCAGCTGA